TGATTACTTGAATTATGAAAGACCAGAAGGaaagttttgaaagaaaatgagattACCAATGAAATGGATAATAAAGGGAGTGCACTGAAGGATACAGCAATTTTCCATGAAAACGGAAGAATAACCTAACCTGATTACAAACTTTTTAGacatcttcatcatcttcttttgCAAGTAAACTGTGTCAATTTCCACATTGTGATTACAAAcatttgtgaaatttttatTGCTCTGACATTCTGGCTGCAATGTTGGGTTAGAATTCAATACCTGGCTATCTTTTGTCTTGTCTATTTCAGTTTTCTTGATAAGCTGGTCGAGGTATCTTTGATGTTTATATCGTCGAGTCAAATAGCAACAGACTTTCCTATATTGTTTGTGTGTTGATAAAATTATTCAGTAACCTTGAGTAAAGTTAATTGGGATGGGTTTGTGATGTGGAAAGTTGCTTTTTTACAGAATGCACACATAGCTACCACTCAATTGTTTGATGAAACCAAAGACAAACTCTCTTACTGTGGTCTCCCTAAATATTGGCCCTTCTAAATCAGCATCCTTGTCTTTTTGTTAGGCAAGTTTGATCAGAACAGCTGCCACGAACTATTTACTGGATTCTGGAGTTCAATGGGGGGGAGCACCTGCAGTCAAGGTGAGGAATTAGAGAAATCAATTATTGGTTCTTTTCTCCTTCTAAGTTCAATCTCTCAACAATTCCTATAAAATGGTACTGCACTTTTGTAGGGTGTGCGAGATGCTGCTGTAGAGTTATTGCATACTCTGGTAGCTGTGCATGCAGAGGTACTTGAATGCATGCTTTGCGTGGTTCATGTTTCACATTTTCTTGTTTGCTAATAAGTTTTTACTACTGTCTTTTCCTTTACCTGCATTTGTTGCACTGCATTTATGATTTCTTTACTAAGGCCAATCTTTAAGCCCAACTAAGCCATCAACTGGTCaccattttttgtttagttGCTTAATTAATCTTATGAGATGAAATAATTCCCTCGACTCAGGTTTTTGCTGCTTGTAAGCCCCTACTGGACAAGACGCTTGGTATACTTGTGGAAGGTCTAATTGATACTTTCCTCAGTCTCTTCCATGAAAATAAAACCAAAGATCTTAGGTCATTTGATGCAAATGGTTTCTGCCAGCTCATGCTCGAGGTAAATAATGGTGTTCCACTTTGCTTGGTTGTATTGTCTTAAATTTGGTACTTTGTTTTCTGGCGGAGGTATTTATATCCTGCAGCTGCTAAAGTTTAGCAATTACTTGATTAACTTGGTGCATCTATCTATAtgtttagagcatccgcaatgggaataatcaaaatcgataaccaaaatgtgccacgtcagcatttgattatctatttagttcataatcaaacttaacaaacttgacctccacattggttatttttgtatccctataaaaaaaacccccacaatacgcaatgcacctatgtccaattgcaaacgagtttcaatcacgcacccgaccacaccaaattattcgtctcgatgaaacaattctaatgtgaggttttttaattttttagttttgaatttggttattgggtttggttattgagttttggttattggtaaaagttgttaagtttggttatggaatgagtggaatttggttatttgctaaaagacttgtaactttgcttattacaatgtgaggtatttttttaccaatttgcttattacaatgtggatgctcttagcaCCTTGTTACAACAAATATATATCCTTATAATGATACGCTGGAGTCTTGTGCCAACCATAGTTGGGAATTTTGTTTACTAGCCCTCCTTGCATTTGGATGGATgtgaaacaataatttttttcataagaaaAAACGTGAAGGCCAAGGGCCtggttagtattttttttaggggGTCTATTTTGGtcttcaaattttttggaaACGGAAAATGAATATTGTGACATGGCTGCGTTGGGACTGTTCCATTTCTTAGTGTACTCAAGAATTTAGAAAGTCAGTAAACTGTTTTGAGAACTATTGTGTGTGTTTTATTGCCTTTTTATCTGTTCTGAAAACAGAACAGTTCCTGAAGATGCTTCGATAATAGTGAAACTGTGAAAGggtattttcaattttttcttgcCTAAAAGATGTGTTAAATGCCCGGACACGATCTTATGGTTTCTTTCAGCTATTCTTGAAAAACCTACATGGTTTCTCACTCAAAATGCTTACAATTGGAATTTATCTTCTGCAGCTTGAATATTTCGAGACCATATTGAATCCACATTTTACATCTGATGCAAGGGAGTCTCTCAAGTCTTTACAAGGGGTGCTTTTGGAGAAAGCGACCGAGAGTGTGACAGAGGCTATAGAGACTCCAAGTCATCACCGGCGGCCCACCCGTGGGAGTGAGGATGCTCTTTCGGATGATAGGCAGCAAGGGATGACTGTATCACCTGATGACCTCATTGTAAGGATCCCCTTTATTTAATCTATAGCTCTGATATGTCCTTAGTACTGAGGATATTCGGGTTGACTAGAAGTTGATGTGTTTATGttggttttaatttgtttaataaTTTCAGTAGCTAGGTTCTCGGTTTGGATCATGCATATATGGAGGGATTTTATGAAgcaattttttcccctttcttatccctttttttctttccttatgGCAAATCCCTCAAAAAATTCAGGATCCGAAAAGAGTCTTAACGATATTAACTACAATATGCTGAAGAATTTGGACAAAGATATATGGAGTCATACAGAGTTTTATGACATTAAATActgcaaaaaatgaaaatatccGGAAGATCTGTAAATCTACGTCTAGTGATATTCTATGATGAAAACTACTTAAACCTAATTCATTATGGCTTTCATTTATTAGACAAGTTCAATCTTTTAATATTTGGTTAGATGATATCTCTCATTTTGCTCCATGCATGTTTGTATATTCTTAGGCCCTGGCCCAGCAGTATAGCTCTGAACTACTTCAAGGGGAGCTTGAGCGAACTCGGATTAACACTGCGTGCTTTGTGGAGTCAATTGTGCTCGACTCAGTTCCAGAATCAGCCAGAGCCGCTTATGCTTCTTTCAGAGGATCAATGGATTCCCCCAGCAGGAACTTCAGAGGCAACTTGCAGCCTGTAGGATCCCCAGGTTTCTCCCGCCAAAGACGTAGATGACTTTGTTCATACCCTTGTTCaagttttgttgtttcttttgtttttcgattttctccatttttgtttgtGGTGTGGTGTTGTATTGTATTAATTCAtttattttagtgttgaaagtaaTACACGTTGTCCATGATGAATTCATGTGCCTGCCGCTCTCATAATTTGGGTACCGAGCTTGTGAATTACACTCTCCAGCAGTTATCGAAAACAATGTATAGTTTTCAACTTAATCAACTGATGTAGTAGTGCTCTGAAATACGATTCCAGTTAACACGTAtactttttttacaaaaatgattcgtgcacagcaagctgtgcacagcagcctttttctcccgcctcgggtcgcacaaagatgatcggagccgctcattttgttcaaaacatatcgtttaaggtctctgtaaaaaatgagcttcgttcgatatcgtttgaggcgttaacaaaacacccaaaatcacttcagaatttaagcCTGCTGTGCACAGCTCCTTTTTTTATTCGGATTCTAAGTCAAATTCTTTATAAATCTAAGAGAGGAAAAAACAGAGGATTGCCGGGGTTTGAACAGGATTTAGAACATAGAGAAAGGATAGCCTTGGGAGTTCCCTTTTACCCATTTTCCCTCCTAGAAGAGGGAAACCTGATGGTAATGGTTAGATGtctttttcatgatttttctttttaggaGAAACAGACGCATATAGACATATTTTCCCAGGTTCGTGGTGGTGGTAAAATCATTACTTTTAGAAACTAGTCTAAATTTCCAAAGACAATATCCAAGCTTCTATGGAGGATGAGAAATAGGTAGTACTTCTTTTGTCCCTTCAGGGACATCCGATACAATTGGAACGAAACAAAGAAATAGGtgcttttccttttctgttcAAGAGAAGTGGATAGATGGAACATTGCTACTCCTAAGCatctacataaaaaaaaaaaaagggatctACTGTAATGAAGAAATTGAAATGTTTCACATCCAATTATGGGTGCTTAGTTCTCATGGCTGAACGATCGTCAGAAACGATTCTGTTGATTACATCAGTACAATGAGTAATGCAGTCAGCTAGAATCCTCTTGTACCTGAGTCTCCACTGAACTGCCAATTTCCATCTCTCCATATATCTCCTTATCACCCTAAATTCACGCAGCTTCACACCACTTTCTTCATTAATCAAACACCTATTTTCTAGGAAAGCACGGGCCTCACCTTCAAATGTCGACAGGACATTCTCAAGCTTCCCCGACCTTCCAAAATCTTCCATTCTGTCAATTTTGCGGATAAGTAATTTGTCGTCCTCAACTGATGTTGCAAAATTCATCAGAACAGCTTTGCAACTTTTTACCATCCATCCCATGACAATTTTCTCGTTCTCAGCTGATAGTTGGGATCCGGAATAAATGAGATGTCCAACAGAGCGCCTCTGGTTCTGAGGGGTTAGCCATAACCGTAGAGCTGAGAGTAGGGCAAAGGATGGTTTACCATTCTGGTGGATGTATAGTGAGTCCCTGGGCCATGAACAAGAGGAATAAACTTCCGGTTCTAAGGGAATAAAAGCCTTGTCATTTGGGTTTTCATCTAGGAGAAACCCATAGTGTTCAAGAAGCTCCAAATTTGTGTACGTCCCATAGCTTAGAAGCACCTGTAATCAACAAGCCACAGTAAGTATAGCAGTCATGTCCAGAACAGTGTCACGAAAGAAAACGCAAACTGTTGTGCAAACGTCACATTCTACAAAAGCAACACAACACTTCAAGGCTATATGGAAAACAACATTCCAGCATATCATCGAGCAAATGGCAACCAACAACTGGCATGTGGTCCACTTTTTCCCTAAAACATTTTGTTTGTAGTATTTGCTTCATCTGGTTTATGTTCTACTTTGTTTTGACTTCACGTAGTGAAGAGTTAGATTTCCAATTTCCTGTGAATTGAGGTTATTGTATATTTTCATCAGAGAATGAGGAGAAGCCTCTATGCTTGAAAGTGGTAAATACGGTTGTTCGTTATGCATCTGCACTGTGTGGGTGGATCCATGATCCATCCACCTCCTTTTACGGAAGTATCACCAATTGACAATAAGCTGAACGAAGGGGCAATCGGTAAGAGCGCTATGGACATTATGTCCGAAAATTGTATTTTAAAAGGGCATCTAATCTTAACGAAGCGGAACGGAAAATGAATACATATAGCAGACCCAATTAACTTGGACACATGGCTTTGGTTTGGCTCCGTTTGGTTTGCATATACAAACACATCTGTATCCTATAGCAAAAGCAATACTACAAGACCACAAATCAGCGCTAATGAAGTGGATTATTAAAGGACCAAGAAAGCTTCCCCTAGCACCTAAGTGACGTAAAAATGCAATGAGCTAAATGAAAACAAGAACGATTACAGATACCTGCCCTCCTTTTTGGTAGTTTTTTCTAGCGTAGAAGCAATATGCTGAGACATCTTTCTCGTAGCCCCCATCCGTTAACCTTAGCAAATTTACATCAAGCTGCTCAACATCATATTGTTTTGTGGTTTCTCCATTCCATAAAGAAGAAGAGGCATTTCTCCAACTACTTCGGCCATCAGTGACAAAGGAATCTTCAGAATCCAAGGCATCCTCCCCAGGTGCTGCGTAATTGAACAAGTCCCCCACGGGGCATAAACAGCCGGCATCATCCCATGGTATGTGCAATGTACGGGAGGATATCTTCATTCATATGCCCAAAGTATCACATTATTACAACTGGGAAGCGAATGCAGAGGACTAAGATTCACAATATGGCAAGACTTCAAGCTAGTAACATAACCAAATTGATCAATAAGAGTTTTGGCTTTGGCCTAATGGATAATTTGAGCATCAGCTCAGTCAATGGCTAGATAAGTTTTTCTGACGTGACTGATCGATTCAGGAATTAGGATCAACACACTTATGGGGTACATTTTTATGCTGTGAAGTTGAACATCAAATCCACTTACAGTTGCAGAAGCCCAAACCCAAGCCCTAAAAGTAAGGGTACGACTCTTCAAGTTAAGTTCTTTCATGAGGGAAATAGCTTCTATCCAGCTGAATTCAGCCTTCGATGTAGCCTTTTCTGCAGCCCAAATGGCAACATCGACctaaaatcatatcaaataCTTCAGGATCTTTTTTGTTCCTTCATTTTTACTAAAACAAAATCTGAATTTGtgacaaaagtacaaaaaaatcgAAAGTTGGAAAACAAACTTGTAAAGCTTCTGTCTCAAAATGACCCCAACATGCTAGGGTGTCATAACTGCGGGGCAACTCCATCAGGTAAGGGTACCACCAAGAACTCTTTCTCTTGTTCATTTCATACAACAAACAAACAGTAAATATCTGCATTTCAGAAACTGTTTAGAAAGTGTTCAAAGATCAGACTGACTCAACCACATGACCAATTGTAAATCAATTAAAATTCCATTGAATTGCcgagaaaaaattgaaatggcCTGATACAATCCCATAAATGGGAAGTTTCATTCTTCTAGCAGATAGATCTTGGTCTTGCTGAGTATTTTGGTTTCCCTTTACTCCTATAATTATCTGCCTAGACTCAGATTTATGGTGCCCTTTTGCCTAAACTTCACAAGAAGTCCCAAAATGCAATGTGGCAGCAATGCATCCCTTCTTGATATTTTCTGGTCTGTATACAGTAACCCCTCTTTCCATGGGTCTCGCAATAACAATAGGTTTGAATTGAGATAAGGTCAAAATACAATTCCTTACATATCTAACCACCTTCAAAGTAGCgaattcttttcttcttttatagGCACTTCCGACTgtgagaaaggaagagaaaagaaagggtcgTCGTTTCTCACCAATTCCCACCAAAAGTGATGAGATTTTATGAGAAACAAAACGACCCAATAAAGATTCatctttcttgtttatttttcattttttctaacAATTTCTCGTCTCTTCTAGCGATCCAAAACGACTCATCTCTTCAAAGCGAAAGACCTCTCCTTTATTTACTTTCCTCACCAACCAAAGGAGTTGTCAGCTTCTATATACTTCTTTAACTAtgctaataataataattcaattCTTCAAATTGTAAATCCTAGTACTTTTTGATATATCACGTTCAGCTTAcacacacctcgactaatcttgggaCCAATCTCAATGTCTACAAGCAGGGGCCTGTACATCCTAGTACTTAAACAATAAACACTACATATATGCAACTCACGACAGGCTACTCAAATTTCCTCACCAATTAAGTAAAGATTAGCCAATACAAACCTgagtggaggagagagaagggtatTTATTAACAGCAACGGAAAGTTTCTCGTCTCTCATCAGACTCTC
This DNA window, taken from Rhododendron vialii isolate Sample 1 chromosome 8a, ASM3025357v1, encodes the following:
- the LOC131298328 gene encoding protein SET DOMAIN GROUP 40 isoform X2 → MEEEERENLESFLKWASELGISDSNQPPESSSCLGQSLCVSFFPDAGGRGLVAARDLRKGELILRVPKSALMMRESLMRDEKLSVAVNKYPSLSSTQRKSSWWYPYLMELPRSYDTLACWGHFETEALQVDVAIWAAEKATSKAEFSWIEAISLMKELNLKSRTLTFRAWVWASATISSRTLHIPWDDAGCLCPVGDLFNYAAPGEDALDSEDSFVTDGRSSWRNASSSLWNGETTKQYDVEQLDVNLLRLTDGGYEKDVSAYCFYARKNYQKGGQVLLSYGTYTNLELLEHYGFLLDENPNDKAFIPLEPEVYSSCSWPRDSLYIHQNGKPSFALLSALRLWLTPQNQRRSVGHLIYSGSQLSAENEKIVMGWMVKSCKAVLMNFATSVEDDKLLIRKIDRMEDFGRSGKLENVLSTFEGEARAFLENRCLINEESGVKLREFRVIRRYMERWKLAVQWRLRYKRILADCITHCTDVINRIVSDDRSAMRTKHP
- the LOC131298328 gene encoding protein SET DOMAIN GROUP 40 isoform X1, with protein sequence MEEEERENLESFLKWASELGISDSNQPPESSSCLGQSLCVSFFPDAGGRGLVAARDLRKGELILRVPKSALMMRESLMRDEKLSVAVNKYPSLSSTQIFTVCLLYEMNKRKSSWWYPYLMELPRSYDTLACWGHFETEALQVDVAIWAAEKATSKAEFSWIEAISLMKELNLKSRTLTFRAWVWASATISSRTLHIPWDDAGCLCPVGDLFNYAAPGEDALDSEDSFVTDGRSSWRNASSSLWNGETTKQYDVEQLDVNLLRLTDGGYEKDVSAYCFYARKNYQKGGQVLLSYGTYTNLELLEHYGFLLDENPNDKAFIPLEPEVYSSCSWPRDSLYIHQNGKPSFALLSALRLWLTPQNQRRSVGHLIYSGSQLSAENEKIVMGWMVKSCKAVLMNFATSVEDDKLLIRKIDRMEDFGRSGKLENVLSTFEGEARAFLENRCLINEESGVKLREFRVIRRYMERWKLAVQWRLRYKRILADCITHCTDVINRIVSDDRSAMRTKHP
- the LOC131298328 gene encoding protein SET DOMAIN GROUP 40 isoform X3, translated to MQIFTVCLLYEMNKRKSSWWYPYLMELPRSYDTLACWGHFETEALQVDVAIWAAEKATSKAEFSWIEAISLMKELNLKSRTLTFRAWVWASATISSRTLHIPWDDAGCLCPVGDLFNYAAPGEDALDSEDSFVTDGRSSWRNASSSLWNGETTKQYDVEQLDVNLLRLTDGGYEKDVSAYCFYARKNYQKGGQVLLSYGTYTNLELLEHYGFLLDENPNDKAFIPLEPEVYSSCSWPRDSLYIHQNGKPSFALLSALRLWLTPQNQRRSVGHLIYSGSQLSAENEKIVMGWMVKSCKAVLMNFATSVEDDKLLIRKIDRMEDFGRSGKLENVLSTFEGEARAFLENRCLINEESGVKLREFRVIRRYMERWKLAVQWRLRYKRILADCITHCTDVINRIVSDDRSAMRTKHP